A window from Triticum aestivum cultivar Chinese Spring chromosome 6D, IWGSC CS RefSeq v2.1, whole genome shotgun sequence encodes these proteins:
- the LOC123145726 gene encoding growth-regulating factor 1, translating to MMMMGGRAGAGGVGAGGGRCPFTATQWQELEHQALIYKYMASGVPIPSDLLLPLRRSFLLDSALATSPSLAFPPQAALGWGCFGMGFGRKAEDPEPGRCRRTDGKKWRCSKEAYPDSKYCEKHMHRGKNRSRKPVEMSLATPPPPPSSSASSSSSNVHSAVNVATTTSSPAPSYHRHAAATHDTTPYHALYGGPYSSAGRQQHASAYHHAAQVSPFHLHLDTTHPHPPPSYYSSMDHSKDSYAYGHSVKEVHGGGEHAFFSSDVTTDRDHHHHHHQHQHHASAGGNGQWQFKQLGGMEPKQHNPTSLFPGCGGYGNNAAYAIDLSSKEEDEEKERRQQQQHCFLLGADLRLDKPSSGHGDSADQKPLRPFFDEWPHEKTGSKGSWMGLEGETQLSISIANELPITTTSRYHHGE from the exons atgatgatgatgggtGGTCGCGCGGgggccggcggcgtcggggcaggcgGGGGGCGGTGCCCGTTCACGGCGACGCAGTGGCAGGAGCTTGAGCACCAGGCACTCATCTACAAGTACATGGCCTCCGGCGTGCCCATCCCCTCCgacctcctcctcccgctccgccGCAGCTTCCTCCTCGACTCCGCCCTCgccacctccccctccctcgccttccctCCCCAGGCCGCAC TTGGCTGGGGTTGCTTTGGCATGGGGTTCGGCCGGAAGGCGGAGGACCCGGAGCCGGGGCGGTGCCGGCGGACGGACGGCAAGAAGTGGCGCTGCTCCAAGGAGGCGTACCCGGACTCCAAGTACTGCGAGAAGCACATGCACCGCGGCAAGAACCGTTCAAGAAAGCCTGTGGAAATGTCCTTGgccacgcccccgccgccgccttcctcctcggcctcctcctcctcctccaacgtcCACTCCGCCGTCAacgtcgccaccaccacctcctcccccgcgccgtcctaCCACCGCCACGCCGCCGCGACTCACGACACGACGCCCTACCACGCGCTCTACGGCGGCCCCTACTCCTCCGCCGGCCGCCAGCAGCACGCTAGCGCCTACCACCACGCCGCGCAGGTCAGCCCGTTCCACCTGCACCTCGACACCACCCACCCGCACCCGCCGCCGTCCTACTACTCCAGCATGGACCACAGCAAGGACAGCTACGCCTACGGGCACAGCGTCAAGGAggtgcacggcggcggcgagcacgcctTCTTCTCCTCCGACGTCACCACCGACAGggaccatcaccaccaccaccatcagcaCCAACACCACGCTAGCGCCGGCGGCAACGGCCAGTGGCAGTTCAAGCAGCTCGGCGGCATGGAGCCGAAGCAGCATAACCCAACGTCGCTCTTCCCCGGCTGCGGCGGCTACGGCAACAACGCGGCCTACGCCATCGACCTGTCCAGCAAAGAAGAGGACGAGGAGAAGGagaggcggcagcagcagcagcactgcTTCCTGCTGGGCGCCGACCTGAGGCTCGACAAGCCGTCGTCGGGGCACGGCGACTCCGCCGACCAGAAGCCTCTCCGGCCCTTCTTCGACGAGTGGCCGCACGAGAAGACCGGGAGCAAGGGGTCGTGGATGGGGCTCGAGGGGGAGACGCAGCTCTCCATCTCCATCGCCAACGAACTCCCCATCACCACCACCTCCCGCTACCACCATG GTGAATGA